One Proteinivorax tanatarense DNA segment encodes these proteins:
- the pstC gene encoding phosphate ABC transporter permease subunit PstC: MAKKDLSKKSLELGKCRNRQYWREWFVLKGLTLSGLFAIVIVAFILGFLIKMGMPAILEIGLSDFLLGKRWMPSSPEPGYGALPQMLGTIVVAVGALIIALPWGVSTALYLSEIANSKVRNVVKPMLEVLASIPSVVFGFIALVVVAPAVANIFGLSNGLTALTGAIMLGVMTLPTITSVSEDALKAVPSDYRDAALALGADEWETMTKVTLPAAKSGIIASVMLGFGRAVGETMTVLMATGNAIRMPLKEHFGIILPDYLSSVRTLTATIAIEGSDVPWGSLHYHSLFVLGALLFIMTFIINLIADMVLNKGIEGGN; encoded by the coding sequence ATGGCAAAAAAAGATTTGTCTAAAAAAAGTTTAGAACTTGGCAAATGTAGAAATAGACAGTATTGGCGAGAATGGTTTGTGCTGAAGGGTCTTACCCTCAGCGGCCTTTTTGCCATAGTAATAGTAGCTTTTATTTTAGGATTTTTAATAAAGATGGGAATGCCAGCAATTTTAGAGATTGGGCTCTCAGATTTCTTGCTAGGGAAAAGATGGATGCCCAGCTCACCAGAACCAGGGTACGGTGCATTGCCACAGATGTTAGGCACCATAGTTGTAGCTGTTGGTGCTTTGATTATAGCATTGCCGTGGGGAGTTTCTACAGCTCTTTATCTATCAGAAATAGCTAATAGCAAAGTTCGAAATGTTGTAAAGCCAATGTTAGAAGTGTTAGCTAGTATACCATCGGTTGTATTTGGATTTATCGCACTAGTTGTTGTGGCTCCAGCAGTTGCTAATATTTTTGGATTGAGTAATGGGCTTACCGCGTTAACTGGTGCTATAATGCTAGGTGTTATGACCCTACCAACAATAACCAGTGTTTCTGAAGACGCTCTAAAAGCTGTACCAAGTGATTATAGAGATGCAGCATTAGCTTTAGGGGCAGATGAATGGGAAACCATGACAAAAGTAACTTTGCCAGCAGCTAAATCTGGTATTATAGCATCAGTAATGTTAGGATTTGGTAGAGCTGTAGGTGAAACCATGACTGTTCTAATGGCAACTGGCAATGCTATTAGAATGCCACTAAAAGAGCACTTTGGAATAATACTTCCAGATTATTTAAGTTCTGTTAGAACTTTAACAGCTACCATAGCTATTGAAGGTTCTGATGTTCCTTGGGGAAGCCTTCACTATCATTCTCTATTTGTATTAGGAGCGCTCTTATTTATTATGACGTTTATAATTAACTTAATTGCCGACATGGTACTAAATAAAGGGATAGAGGGAGGCAATTAA
- a CDS encoding PstS family phosphate ABC transporter substrate-binding protein, translating to MLKKILGYGMVLSFFALVAVGCGGSQDGYIEVRGSDTMVNLGQHWAEEYMEKNPQTTISVTGGGSGTGIAAIQDDNVDIAQSSRDITDSEMENAASNNVEINEFVVGQDGLAVVVHPDNPVKELTVKELKDIFTGKVTDWEELGWEDGGEISVYSRQSNSGTYVYFWENILDQEDWANDTKYMSGSSAIYEGISSDKAGIGYFGVGYVDSGVNAVNVGLSSEGPFVTPLESSNIDDGSYPIARPMYFYVNGTPEGELLEYLKWVLSSEGEKVLGDTGFYALTQEYIDVNNQTFNELGIE from the coding sequence ATGTTAAAGAAAATTTTAGGGTATGGTATGGTATTAAGCTTTTTTGCTCTAGTGGCAGTAGGTTGTGGAGGATCACAAGATGGATATATAGAGGTTAGAGGATCTGACACTATGGTTAACCTAGGTCAACACTGGGCAGAAGAGTATATGGAAAAAAATCCTCAAACAACAATTTCAGTAACTGGAGGCGGTTCTGGGACAGGTATTGCAGCAATTCAAGATGATAATGTAGATATTGCACAATCCTCTAGAGATATTACCGATAGCGAGATGGAAAATGCAGCTTCGAATAATGTGGAGATAAATGAATTTGTTGTAGGACAAGATGGTTTAGCGGTTGTTGTACATCCAGATAATCCAGTTAAAGAATTAACAGTTAAAGAGCTAAAAGATATTTTTACAGGAAAAGTGACAGATTGGGAAGAGTTAGGTTGGGAAGACGGAGGAGAAATAAGTGTTTATTCTCGTCAAAGTAATTCAGGAACGTATGTATATTTTTGGGAGAATATTTTAGACCAAGAAGACTGGGCAAATGATACTAAGTATATGTCAGGCTCTTCTGCAATTTATGAAGGTATCTCAAGTGATAAAGCTGGCATAGGCTACTTTGGTGTAGGGTACGTAGACTCAGGAGTAAATGCAGTTAATGTTGGACTGTCAAGCGAAGGCCCCTTTGTAACTCCGTTAGAAAGCAGCAATATAGATGATGGTTCTTATCCGATAGCTAGGCCAATGTATTTTTATGTAAACGGAACACCAGAAGGAGAGTTGCTAGAATACCTTAAATGGGTTCTATCTTCTGAAGGAGAGAAGGTATTAGGAGATACTGGATTTTATGCTCTAACTCAGGAGTATATCGATGTAAACAATCAAACATTTAATGAGCTAGGTATAGAATAA
- the pstB gene encoding phosphate ABC transporter ATP-binding protein PstB, whose translation MKKEKIFSIKDLHISYGSEKVIKGADIIIDQKGVTAIIGPSGCGKSTFLKSLNRMIDTIPSAKVEGSIKYRGRDINSESLDVVNLRKQVGMVFQKPNPFPKSIYDNVAFGPRIHGIKNKTNLDEIVEVSLKGAALWDEVKEKMNKSAFSLSGGQQQRLCIARALAVKPDVLLMDEPCSALDPVATTKVEELIKKLSSNYTIIIVTHNMQQAARISNKTAFFLHGEVIEYSDTETMFTNPQDKRTEDYITGRFG comes from the coding sequence ATGAAAAAGGAAAAAATTTTTTCAATAAAGGATCTGCATATCAGTTATGGAAGTGAAAAAGTAATTAAAGGAGCTGACATAATAATAGATCAAAAAGGAGTAACTGCTATTATAGGTCCATCTGGTTGTGGAAAGTCCACGTTTTTAAAAAGTTTAAATAGGATGATAGACACTATCCCATCAGCAAAAGTGGAGGGGAGTATTAAATATAGGGGAAGAGATATCAACTCTGAAAGTTTAGATGTAGTAAATTTACGGAAACAAGTGGGCATGGTGTTCCAAAAACCAAATCCTTTTCCAAAATCTATATATGATAATGTAGCATTTGGTCCTAGGATTCATGGAATAAAGAATAAAACTAACTTAGATGAGATAGTAGAAGTTAGCTTAAAAGGGGCAGCTCTGTGGGATGAAGTTAAAGAAAAGATGAATAAGTCTGCTTTCTCTCTTTCAGGAGGACAACAGCAACGCTTATGTATTGCCAGAGCTTTAGCGGTTAAACCTGATGTTTTGCTTATGGATGAACCTTGCTCTGCCTTAGACCCAGTTGCCACAACTAAAGTAGAGGAGTTAATTAAAAAGTTAAGTAGCAATTATACCATAATTATAGTTACTCATAATATGCAGCAGGCAGCAAGAATTTCAAACAAAACTGCATTTTTCTTACACGGTGAAGTGATTGAGTATTCAGATACTGAAACTATGTTTACAAATCCTCAAGATAAAAGGACTGAGGATTATATTACAGGCCGATTCGGCTAA
- the pstA gene encoding phosphate ABC transporter permease PstA, with amino-acid sequence MNKNNNPKINFISLLGINFLRLNALLAVLAMVYFVGSIVQKGASAISWTFLTDIPRQGMTAGGIMPAIIGTVYVSLLTLLIAVPLGVGAAIYLNEFSTQGKLNRLIRLSIRNMAGIPSIVYGLFGLGIFVVGMKLGNSLMASALTLSLMTYPVIVTTAEEALRSVPLGFREGAMALGATRWQAVKLNVLPAAIPGMATGTILGLGRAAGETAPIILTGAAYFLPILPSSVTDQFMALPYHLYILSTQHSSISEVRHLAYGTALVLLAIVLILNSVAIGLRVYYSKSKQW; translated from the coding sequence ATGAATAAAAATAATAACCCCAAAATAAACTTTATAAGTCTGTTAGGTATAAACTTTTTAAGACTTAACGCTTTACTGGCTGTTTTAGCTATGGTTTACTTTGTAGGGTCTATAGTTCAGAAAGGTGCTAGTGCTATTAGTTGGACGTTTTTAACGGATATACCGCGACAAGGGATGACTGCTGGCGGTATTATGCCAGCAATTATAGGGACTGTATATGTATCGCTACTCACTTTATTAATAGCAGTGCCATTAGGTGTAGGAGCAGCAATTTATTTAAATGAGTTTTCAACTCAAGGAAAACTTAATAGATTGATAAGATTGAGTATTAGGAATATGGCAGGAATTCCCTCTATAGTCTACGGTTTATTTGGATTAGGGATATTTGTAGTTGGGATGAAGTTGGGTAATTCACTTATGGCGTCTGCTTTAACTTTATCATTGATGACTTATCCTGTAATTGTTACCACTGCTGAAGAGGCACTTAGATCGGTGCCGTTAGGTTTTAGAGAAGGGGCTATGGCATTAGGTGCGACAAGATGGCAAGCAGTTAAATTAAACGTTCTTCCTGCAGCTATACCTGGCATGGCCACTGGGACAATTTTAGGTTTAGGAAGAGCAGCGGGGGAAACGGCACCTATTATATTAACAGGTGCAGCATATTTTTTACCTATACTGCCTAGCAGTGTGACAGACCAATTTATGGCACTGCCTTATCATTTGTATATTTTGTCTACCCAGCATTCAAGTATCTCGGAAGTTAGACACCTAGCTTATGGAACCGCACTTGTATTGTTGGCAATTGTATTAATTTTAAATTCAGTAGCTATTGGATTAAGGGTATATTATAGCAAATCAAAACAATGGTAA
- the phoU gene encoding phosphate signaling complex protein PhoU encodes MVARQDFHKELRNLIEELLYMGNLVEQSISNAVTALQRKDIKLAKEVIGGDERIDALELEIESTCLTLIARQQPMANDLRKIATALKIITDLERISDHAVDIAKICIKIDKEPLIKPLVDIPNMAVLTEKMVNKALKSFINEDVELAYEVCKDDDQIDSYHKQILGELMLYMDKECKNIEQATQLMFVSSSLERIGDHSTNICEWLIYMVTGERKELNN; translated from the coding sequence ATGGTAGCTAGACAAGATTTTCATAAAGAGTTGAGAAATTTAATTGAAGAATTATTGTATATGGGAAACTTAGTGGAGCAAAGTATTTCAAATGCTGTAACTGCTCTACAAAGAAAAGATATAAAATTGGCTAAAGAGGTTATTGGTGGTGATGAAAGAATTGATGCTTTAGAATTAGAGATTGAGTCAACTTGTTTGACTTTAATTGCAAGGCAACAGCCTATGGCTAATGATTTAAGAAAAATTGCTACGGCTTTAAAAATTATTACAGATTTAGAGCGAATATCAGATCATGCTGTTGACATAGCTAAAATTTGTATTAAAATTGATAAAGAACCGTTGATAAAACCTTTAGTTGACATACCCAATATGGCGGTACTAACTGAAAAGATGGTAAACAAAGCATTAAAAAGTTTTATAAATGAGGATGTTGAGCTTGCTTATGAGGTATGTAAAGATGATGATCAGATAGATAGTTATCATAAACAAATTCTTGGTGAACTTATGCTATATATGGATAAAGAATGTAAAAATATAGAGCAAGCAACACAACTAATGTTTGTTAGCAGTTCTCTTGAAAGAATAGGAGACCATTCAACTAATATATGTGAGTGGTTGATTTATATGGTCACTGGTGAGAGGAAAGAGCTGAATAACTGA